From the genome of Hemiscyllium ocellatum isolate sHemOce1 chromosome 6, sHemOce1.pat.X.cur, whole genome shotgun sequence:
aagggaaaggacagttagcagcatttctggagcgatggctgccccagcttttaaacctgggggctgaaactgaccgggcaagggtggagtgggcctaccgggtcgcagtacgcggatctggcccaaaccagcgcccacgcccggtcctgttccggctgcagagttatagggagaggcagatactcctggatgcctccagaaagcttggaaaggatcctaaagctatgattcatgaaggatccaagattatgttatttcaggacttctccccggctttggcacgaagaaggaaggcgtttgatgaggtgaagaaatgtttaagggacttagatattcaatacaccttacgctacccagcgacgttatgctttacccacgaaggatccgagtataattttagatcatcggaagaggccaagaaacttttagactcggttaaataaatcgtaagagacaatttatgttggcttgcctctcccacactctgtggggagaaatggatactttattctactttacttttgcctctgggagcggggttgtcttccttgctatgttattatacttaactataatctgttggagttgtaattttatagttatgtgtgtttgtatgtggcattgatgctattagatatactcaggtatgggtggggaggggtgggggtgcggcgctcactgttaactctagctcggtattatatctaaatcctattaaggagcgcccgggtcgagggtgggacactgtttgggagaggatatggtggaacgttggaaaggtagtaaggcccgctgagaacaagggggaagatctccattcaaacatgtttaattttttttttgttcttattgtttggaaatagcttcctttttatcatactgttatgagtgtattagagaacattttctcttatttgaaggatgtaagcgactcaactatacactctggatgattgtggattagttgaattttgatgattatatatttaagatctatttttatattaatgtttgtgcttgaaaattctgcttatttttgtaaatttgtcaaaatgttaaattcccaataaaaatatctataaaaaaaaactatGGGCCGTCAACTATCACGATCATCAAGCTGAGAGGTTAACCCTGATTcaaatggagaatgcaggagggcatgcaaAGAGCAGCATTAGGCACCTTTAATGGTGAGATGTCAACCAAGTGAAGCTATAAAACCGGTCTACTTGTCAAATAGAATAGACAGGGCTAAGCAAGCCCAATACTCATAGATCATATCTGTGCTCTGCACTCAACCCATAGTTGCAAACAGTCCTCAATAATTAAACAGCTCATAGGAGACGGTTCTGCAATTAgacccatcttcaatgatgggagaacccagcacatcagtgtacaagatAAGGTTGAAATATTCATATCCAGCTTTAGTCAAAAAAAAGTGTCTATCCATTTTGCATTCCACCTGAGGTCCCCAGGaacacagatgtcagtcttcattCAATTCAATGGTCCAGCAAGTCTGCTGCAGAACTAGCCTCACCCACCGGTTCTAGTACAGCTGTAACACTGGCATCCACTcagaaatgtggaaaattgtccataaTGGCAAGATAAGGTTCACAAGGTAAATTATCACAGAATTTGACTGAGCATGGAGTCATACGCAGCAGAAAGAacgatggttgtggttattggagcaCAAACATCATAgtctcaggacatctctgcagaagtccCTCAGCGTGGTGTCCTAGGCTTAATCATTAATATCtccttcatcaatggccttcccctgCCTCACTTCACTgtctcagaagtggggatatttgcagatgacaacaatgTTCAGCACTTTTCCTGCGACCACAAACATTGAAACAGTACAGGTCTAGGTGCAGCAAGACCTGCACACAATCTGTTATTTGTCACTTATCAGCTCCAATTACGCCACATAAattccaggcaatgatcatctccaacaatatAGAATATAACTATTACCCCAGATGTTCGAGGTCACTACCATctctgaatccccactatcaacatcctgagacacaccattggccagaaactgaactagatcaGAGATATAAATACTCTGGCTACGAATAAGTCAAAGCTCGGAATCTTGCAACAAGTGCTCACcaactgactccccaaagtctatccataTCTACAAGTTAGGTGTATGGTAGAATATTGTCCACTTGCCTGGCAATCCATCAActactttcaacattcactcccttcaccactgctccttctagaactgtgtgtcagtgtgttctATTTACTTGTACTGTAGTAAGGTTCCTTTGCCAGCATCTTGCCACCTCTACCACCTTGAGGAAtaagcacagcacagcacagcacatgCAGAGGAACGTTAATACCTGCCATTTCGCCTCCAAGCTCCCAAATTTCTAGATTTGGAAATATAAAACTGTGCCTGCACAGATGTCAAAAACCTGAAACTCTCTCCCTAACTGCAGTGTCAGtctaaggactgcagcagttcgagaaggcagttCAGCATTGCCTTCTCCGCAGCAATTAGGCTTGTGCAATAAAATGTTGGCACGGCCAGAAATGCCTAAATGAGCGAATAAACAAGAACAAAAACAACAGATCCACAACTTTAAATGCAAACTCCAGTGCTCAATGCTGAACAGACAGGTTTGTGGAATTGTACCAGGAGGCAGTCCTGTATAGGATCTGGAATTCTGTTATGTATTCTCAGTGCTGAATAGAAAATAAAGTCACAGCTTAACTCTCAAAATACAGTTATAATGTCTTCATCCTATATCCCCGATGGTCCCACTTGTACTGAATTTAGCAGCTTCATTTGCtggatattttcctaatcaactgttcagagatattatgacacatctctggagcagatgggacttcaaCCTGagtttcctggctcagaggtaggcaCACTACCACTGAACCACAGGAACGCCTCAGCACTATGAGCTACAACAATTCAaagacttagagtcacagagatgtacaggatggaaaccgacccttcagcccaacctgtccacaccgaccagatatcccaactcaatctagtcccacctgccagcacccggcccaaatccctccaaacccttcctattcatatatccatccagatgcctcttaaatgttgcaattgtaccagcctccaacacatcctctggcagctcattccatacatgtacccaccctctgcgtgaaaaagttgccccttaggtctcttttatatatttcccctctcaccctaaacctaggtcctctagttctggactccccgaccccagggaaaagactttccctATGtgtcctacccatgcccctcaattttgtaaacctctataaggtcacccctcagcctccgacgctccagggaaaacagccccagcctgttcagcctctccctgtagctcaaatcctccaaacctggcaacatcctcgtaaatcttttctgaaccctttcaagtttcacaacatctttccgataggaaggagaccagaacttcatgcgttattccaacagtggcctaaccaatgttctgtacagctgcaacatgacctcccaactcctgtactcaatactctgatcaataaaggaaaccataccaaacaccttcttcactatcctatctgtgattccactttcaaggatctatgaacctccactccaaggtctctttgttcagcaacacttcctaggacctacattaagtcctgctaagatttgctttcccaaaacgcagcacctcacatttatctaaattaaactccatctgccacttctcagcccattggcccatctgatcaagataccgtTGTAGAAAACTGTTAGGAGAAGCCATTCTTCTCATTAGTTAAATGTGGCTGACAATAAAAGAAATCAAGTTTCTCATGAAAAACGGTGCCAATATCAACTTGCCAATCCAATTGATAAAAATATGCAATTCCAGCTTCAGAAACAGAGTACAGGTTTGTCATTTCTGCTGCATAAAAAAAGTCAAAGTCCCAGAGAATCATTAGGCAGAGAGGTCTGGTTTACCCAatggtcaccatacctcaggcaagtgGCAAAAGgtgagaaggcaggaccttcatggtaacctgaaGCAGTTCAGAATAGAGCAGAATTTTCAAACAGCTTGCAGACATGCTCCTGCTGCTAGTACTTCCATAGAtgctttggaaaggaagtgagtAGGTGCTGACACTTATCTACCCTCCAAAAGCGCCTGTTTAAGCTACTCTGGACCTATCCAAATGATCTGCTGAGGACAGCGCCCAGCTTGATACATCCCTGTGGCAGGTTGGAGGGTCAGTCAAAGGCAAATTTCCCCTACACAAATACGAGCCACAGTTTAAGCATTAACTTTCTCAATCAATAAATAGAATAATGGGGGAAAGATAACGACATAGCAGTAAATATGCCTATTGACTAGTCATTCAGTATGCTAAGCAAATGCTCAATAACATGGTTACAAATCTCACCAGGGGAGCTGAtggcatttaaattcaattaattaggAATTCATTGTTAGTATCAGACTTGGCAGTTTCACAATTAACAAACGGTCTTTAAAAACCCCACCATTTCACCagtgccctttaaggaaggaaatgtgctgtccttatccagtctggcctacatttgactccagacccacagccatgttgGAGATTCTTAAGTGCCTTCAGAAATGACCTAACGTTCCACtcaggaatgggcaacaaatactggctttGCCAACAAGCTTATCacagaataaagaaaagaaaggttTGCAGATAGGGCTCTCTTGTTAAAGAGGGAAGGCGCTCCTAGAGGCAGCTTGTTCCTGTTAATTGTCAGCCTCTTCCAAAGCCTCCTTTTTCCTGCTGTCAGCTATTCCAGATTCAGTCCCAATGGCAGGGATGAATCCGCAGTTCCTAGTTTCCGAActtttcataggatgtgggcattgcggTCAAGGCCATCTTTCATCTCCACTGAATTGAGTTGCTTGCCAGGCCATGTCAGAGCGCAgctaggagtcaaccacatttacATTTGTCTGCAGTCACACAGACCTGATGAAAGTAAAGtgagcaaatttccttccctaaaggaaaaggcattagtgaaccagatgtttttctGGTTACCATTGTAGAGAAAAGTATTTTAGCCCAAATTCTATTTAAAATTTCACCAGCTgtgatgatgggatttgaaccagtgtCCTCAAAAGTATTAATCTATACCTTTAGAAtactagtctagtgacattatAACCATATCACCAACTCCCTACTGTTAAACAAATACTCCCTGCAGACAGCTGAAAGAGGTAGTCAACAGATTTCCAGTTAATTGAGAAAGGAAAAATAATGGCAATTACAATATGTTGTTCCAAAATAGAATTAGAACTGCAAGGCACATACCTTTCCATAATCCCCGAACACCTTCTTCCTTGGCGATGGTTTTATAAGCTTCAATGGTGCCATTATATCTTCTGTTTGGACTGGACAGATTTGCTTGTGCTTGAAATCTTACTTTCACCACATCAGTTGGTTGGGCAAAGGCCACAGCCATGGCTCCTGTGGTACAACCAGCAAGTAGGCGGcttccaacaccaacatctaaaATAATTCAACCAGTGATGAAAAATAGTCTGCATGACCAATTTTATTTTAATCAGCTAAAAGtgaatattttgtttttgaatttgCCTGATATTGAAAATGATCCAAATGGAGGACAACAAAACCTGTGTATGGTGTTTGAATGTAGACCAAATGGAGATACCAAAACATTGCTTAATCTTCAGGTTTCCTTATAATTTGCATCCACTCAACTAACTGTTGTCTGACCACCATTTCCAATTACAGACAAAAGCTGATGTCAgtgggctgctgctgctgcttgtcCTTGCTGAACCAGAAGAAATAGGAATGATTCCTGTGGAGGTTGTCCCACCATCAGTGCGACTGTGGCTGATATTAAGCTTCAACCCACTTTCTTGCCCACTCCTTTATCCCTCTACTCAGACCAAGAATTGGTGAATATGTTTAAAGCCAATATCGACCAATGTAGGATTCACAACAATTTTGTATAGGCAAAGATTCACAAACAGTTACATAAATttttcatctcaatcctaaatgatcACCCTCCTATTCAGGAGGATGTGTCCCCATGTTCTAGAATGAAGGAAAACACGTTTAGTGTCTTATTTAGCCCCTTCAGTCTCACATATATTTCAATTGGATCAATCTccaattcttccaaattccagagaTAGGcccaaatgaagggcttatgctcgaaacgtcgaattccctattcctgagatgctgcctggcctgctgtgctttgaccagcaacacattttcaccaatttgctctctctctctctctctcacacacacacacacacacacacacacacacacacacacacacacacacacgtgacaATCCTCTCATTCCAGGGACGAATCAAGTAAATGTTTGCTATACTATCCCAAAGTACATCCTCCTTTACATATTGAAGACCCAAATGACCCAAGTACACCAGGATGTGGTTTCACCAAAGCCCTACACAAGTACAGCAACACTCCTGTACTTCCCTTGCACTCgaggccaatataccatttggCTGCTTAATCAGTCGTTGTCCCTGCTAACCTTGTTATTTCCTTGTACAAGCACAGCCAAGTATTTCTGTACATTTATAAGTTtcatacctttttaaaaaaaattccccttTTCTTTTTTATGACCAAAATGAACAATCTCATCACGGCctgcccacattatattccatctgtcattttgcTGACCATTCACTTACCCTGTCTATATAAATTTGTAGCCTGTGTCCACTTCACAGCTTTCATTTCCACCTAACTTTGCATTATCGGCAAGCTATTTTTAACCTGGAGGTTAATCAATTAGCTTCACCAGAGTTTAGCTTCCAATgtcgttttttaaaaaatattttcttttcctttaaaaAGTCAAAATAAATCAGCCTTGTGCAACCCAAAATTGGTTCAGAAAACTGTAGGTTACTCTTTCCCAGACTGGTTTGACATTACAGTCACAAATACATTTTGATCTAAATCACCCCTAAATCAAATTAGAAGCCCTGATTGTGTATCCTCTGGCGTAGTTAAGTTCATTAAAATTAGATGGAAAAGAATCCAAAACAGTGCCCTATCTGGAGAATTAGACATTCTCACATTATTAAGTGATATAAACAACTCAAAGGTATGATATTTTGCTACTTAAATTATAAACCATACTTACGTTCAGATCCTTTGGTATAAAACTGTTTCACGGAATCATAAAGTCCGATGCGCACTGAAGCAAAACTCATCTGACGTTGGAGACCAGCTACTAGACCACTGTAGAGACTTCTTGGTCCCTCAGTCTTGACCATTGTAGTTATGGTGCCAAAGACACCTCTATACTTTACGGTGGCCACTTCTGCAGCAGACTTCAATTCTCCTTGAATCTGTGCAGGACAAAAATCGGATGAACAGGCGCTTTGTGAGATTTGGGGTCAGCCCAACTCACACGTAGACTAGTCTAACACTTAGGCATCCCAGATCCAGCACTCGGTCATCACAGGGTATTTCCAGCTTGGTACTTGTAAACTGCTATTCGTAAAAAAATTACATATATGGAAATATTATGAGTAGatgtttgagaagcagaaagTCTCAAAATttaatctcattgttaataagtGAGACCAAAGTGGGCAATGTAGCACAAGCACTAAACACCAAACAAAAAGATCAGCAGCTACTAGAGTGACATTTCCAATTGTTAACATAAGTAGACGGATACAAGTTAGACAGTACTGGCATTTACTTGTGGGGAGATCAGCATTCAGGATCAAATCCCTACATTTGTGGGTCCCATATGATGGCATACAATTGGAGTCTCAGACGATGGCTTTAACAGTGTAAGTGCAGAAAAATGGGCATTAAAATTGTTCTCTCAAATCTGTACCAAATAAAGCCCACGCGTTCTTAGAGATGCTGGAACTGTGCAAAACAATCTAGCAATATTGCCAAGAAATGTTCAGTGCTTTTGGTACATTTTAAAAAGTTAGTAAAATTCATTGAAAATGTTACAGCGAAGATTGAAAGTGAAGAATTCACAACAATGTATCAGATCAAGTCAGGTGGTATGCCAATGTCTACGCTGCTTCAAGCCACGTACTTACATTGTACATTGCTGGGAACTTACCTGTAGTCTGACTTTAGCAGTGTCCAAAGGGAAGGTGAACAGGTCAGCGATGCAAGCGGCTGTTCCAGCACCAATAAATTTTACCGAGGCTGTGGGAGGAACGTCTGTGGGTTTGAAGCCAACCATTTTCAGAAATGGTACGATTTAGCAGTGAGTGATGAGAAAATTCAGGGAGTGCAATATAGTGATCAAGAAGACAAATGCACTCTGCCCAAGCCTGTGAATAAACAATACAATTGTTCAGTTTCTATACTGTGTTTACCAATCTGTGATGATTACACAATGATAGGGGAAATTAATTCCTCACCTAGGATCAAAAGGAATTGCTATGATAATCCAGAGTGATTTTGGGAAGATATGATTTAACCTTAGTATTGGAAAGAACAATGCCTAAAAACCTGTGTGTCAAACCACTTCTATAGCAATATAAATAGAAATTGTTATGGTATTCGAGGCAAGTC
Proteins encoded in this window:
- the ucp2 gene encoding mitochondrial uncoupling protein 2, whose product is MVGFKPTDVPPTASVKFIGAGTAACIADLFTFPLDTAKVRLQIQGELKSAAEVATVKYRGVFGTITTMVKTEGPRSLYSGLVAGLQRQMSFASVRIGLYDSVKQFYTKGSEHVGVGSRLLAGCTTGAMAVAFAQPTDVVKVRFQAQANLSSPNRRYNGTIEAYKTIAKEEGVRGLWKGTFPNITRNAIVNCTELVTYDLIKDLLMKNGLLSDNLPCHFSSAIGAGFCTTVIASPVDVVKTRYMNSAPGQYRSAFNCAVTMFTKEGLTAFYKGFMPSFLRLGSWNIVMFVTYEQLKRALMLARLS